The following coding sequences lie in one Sorghum bicolor cultivar BTx623 chromosome 6, Sorghum_bicolor_NCBIv3, whole genome shotgun sequence genomic window:
- the LOC8073699 gene encoding E3 ubiquitin-protein ligase RNF13, with protein MATFVYKYPRDGNAMPPPCKHANASEQEGKPRAREGERRRGKTRSKEGEEERRKEMAADIGYYWLVAIPVRVVLGVVLAVITLVVIVVVAFIVFVCATNFRAWWRSPRMRLLRLGGVTTLRRSLSYPCTICRDSMEAGEKVRTLSCDHVFHCGGTVKCGFGIDAWLLAGDAMSWQSCPNCRQVPHPVLPWKRPPPSSPAPSSPQTSDSDSEEELLFPSHWFDETLPE; from the coding sequence TCTACAAATACCCACGAGACGGCAATGCCATGCCACCACCTTGCAAACACGCGAACGCGAGCGAACAAGAAGGGAAGCCAAGAGCACGAGAGGGCGAGAGGAGGAGAGGCAAGACAAGAAGCAAGGAAGGGGAAGAGGAGCGAAGGAAGGAGATGGCCGCCGACATCGGCTATTATTGGCTGGTGGCCATCCCCGTCCGCGTCGTGCTCGGCGTCGTCCTCGCCGTGATCACCCTGGTCGTGATCGTCGTCGTTGCCTTCATCGTCTTCGTGTGCGCCACCAACTTCAGAGCGTGGTGGCGGTCCCCGCGGATGCGCCTCCTCAGGCTCGGCGGCGTCACCACCCTGAGGCGGAGCCTGAGCTACCCCTGCACCATCTGCCGCGACAGTATGGAGGCCGGCGAGAAGGTCCGCACGCTCTCCTGCGACCATGTCTTCCACTGTGGAGGCACCGTCAAGTGCGGGTTCGGCATCGACGCATGGCTTCTCGCTGGGGATGCCATGTCCTGGCAGTCCTGCCCAAACTGCCGCCAGGTTCCCCACCCCGTGCTGCCGTGGAAGCGGCCACCGCCATCGTCGCCAGCGCCGTCTTCGCCGCAGACGTCAGACTCGGACTCGGAGGAGGAGTTGCTGTTTCCGTCGCACTGGTTCGACGAAACACTACCGGAGTAG
- the LOC8073700 gene encoding E3 ubiquitin-protein ligase RNF167: MADPDDYWNAELGVLFRVAVVAVCVVIIVMWCPWRRIRLSTLGGVTTLTRRLNYPCTVCQESMEAGEKVRTLSCDHAFHCGGSAKCERGIDQWLLTQAMACPLCRKIPLPVLPGKQPPPSSPAPSPSASEPALQQLPRTSSSSTQDLEKALLLPAHDGTLAEASSSASAPPLAQTQLPRTSTPDVAGVLPLPAGDEILPDASSSQ, encoded by the coding sequence ATGGCCGACCCCGACGACTATTGGAACGCCGAGCTCGGCGTCTTGTTTCGCGTCGCCGTTGTGGCCGTGTGCGTCGTCATCATTGTCATGTGGTGCCCGTGGCGACGGATCCGCCTCTCCACGCTCGGCGGCGTCACCACCCTGACGCGGAGGCTCAACTACCCCTGCACCGTGtgccaagagagcatggaggcCGGCGAGAAGGTCCGCACGCTCTCCTGCGACCACGCGTTCCACTGCGGCGGCAGCGCCAAGTGCGAGCGCGGCATCGACCAATGGCTTCTCACTCAGGCGATGGCGTGCCCGCTCTGCCGCAAGATCCCCCTCCCCGTGCTGCCGGGGAAGCAGCCACCGCCATCGTCGCCAGCACCTTCACCGTCAGCATCGGAGCCAGCGCTACAGCAGTTGCCgcggacgtcgtcgtcgtcgacgcagGATTTGGAGAAGGCGCTGCTGCTTCCGGCGCACGACGGGACACTAGCGGAGGcgtcgtcatcagcatcggcgccACCGCTAGCGCAGACGCAGTTGCCGCGGACCTCGACGCCGGATGTGGCGGGGGTGTTGCCGCTTCCGGCGGGCGACGAAATACTACCGGACGCGTCGTCATCGCAGTAG
- the LOC8060179 gene encoding E3 ubiquitin-protein ligase RNF149: MADDSGIVRMAIGTAVGGASIALLAGASCWLGMKAYRDGRFSRGWRRVRVWALGGVTTLGHALAYDCAMCGHSLDQREAVRTLSCGHVFHLRKGPKCGSNIDDWLRENRMRCPACCKPVHPVLPWKAPPTSAPPPAPAPVPLPSQSEPSSSTSDLEAQEPRRMAMEQGPPRRLALDQGRPRYPPSMWFQDALLYGSPPQ; this comes from the coding sequence ATGGCCGACGACAGCGGCATCGTCAGGATGGCCATCGGCACCGCGGTCGGCGGCGCCTCCATCGCCCTCTTGGCCGGCGCGAGCTGCTGGTTGGGCATGAAGGCCTACCGCGACGGCCGGTTCTCGAGAGGATGGCGGCGGGTGCGCGTCTGGGCGCTCGGCGGCGTCACCACCCTGGGGCACGCGCTGGCCTACGACTGCGCCATGTGCGGCCACAGCCTGGACCAGCGGGAGGCGGTCCGCACGCTCTCGTGCGGCCACGTCTTCCACCTCCGCAAGGGTCCCAAGTGCGGGAGCAACATCGACGACTGGCTCCGCGAGAACCGCATGCGCTGCCCGGCCTGCTGCAAGCCCGTCCACCCCGTGTTGCCGTGGAAGGCGCCGCCGACATCGGCGCcaccgcccgcgcccgcgcccgtgCCACTGCCATCGCAGTCGGAGCCGTCGTCGTCGACTTCGGATTTGGAGGCCCAGGAGCCGCGGCGGATGGCGATGGAGCAGGGGCCACCGCGGCGGCTGGCGTTGGACCAGGGGCGACCACGGTACCCGCCGTCGATGTGGTTCCAGGACGCGCTACTGTATGGGTCGCCGCCGCAGTAA